In Panicum virgatum strain AP13 chromosome 5K, P.virgatum_v5, whole genome shotgun sequence, the genomic window gaccggtaaaccggtctaaccggccggttagccgttcgaaaccggtataactgcgggttttgaattcaaatttgagtttgaccggtttttaccggtaaccggtcaaaccggaccggttagccggAACCGGGCGCCGGCGGTTCGGTCCGGTCGGTCGGATAAAAAAACCCTGGCTGTCATGTCACCTCCTGTgcttaggggtggtaaaggacccaacattttgaactagaaaatctaaggatcgggccctaaaagagccgggctctaaacatatgtatttttaaactaaaaattttaaaaactttattggactgtgaagaggccattaggaccatggcccattaccacccctacctgtGCTGACTAGAGCAGAGGAGAGCGACTGTCCCATGACTGAAGTCATATGGAGTACCAGTTAGAGAAAGCGGGTGCTGTAAGTGCAGTGCAGTGCGGTACGCACGACACGGAAAACGTCAGTGCGCGGGGCCCTTCGTCCTTCGCGCGCTCGTCCCCAACTGCCGAACGCCGTTCCCTACTCCAGCCGCCACCGTGTTGGACCCCCGCTCGCCCTCCTCTCAATCCGCGGCAGCAAGGATTTGGaaggaggggcggagcagccggcggggcgccgccgcgcgcaaaTCCAGCGTCGTGCGGGTCTCCCCCGAGacagagaggaggagggagggagcgtGCCAAGGAGGGAGGCGGGCCGGAGGGAGGGCGTGGCGCGCCGGGCAGGGCCGGAGCAGGAGAGGCTCGCCCCGCCGTtcgtgcgccgccgtggccgtggtCGCCACTCCGGGCcgtgcgcgcgccgccgtggccgtggccctCGCCGTGGTCGCCGCTCCAGGCCGCGGAGCCGCCCCTCCGCGTTCCAGCCGCACCGCGCGCAGGCTGCACcacagcagctcgccgccgggggAGTCCTCGCGCGCGCCTCTGcagcccgcccgcgccgccgtacccccccccccccgcgagcTGAGGGGGCGGAgtggcgccggcgacgggggaGCTGCCCCGTGGCGGGGCGGAGGGcaaacgcgccgccgccgccctcgcctgcTTGCCGGGGGATCGAGTTCGAGGGGGCGCCGGCTGCCGAGGCCGCGCGCTCCACGGTGCATCGGCTGCGGTGGAGCGGAGCTCCCCCGGCGAGCCATGGCGCGGTGGGTAGGGAGGAGACGCGCGTCGGCCAGGAGAGCCGTCCCGCGCTCGCCGGTCacgggctcgccggcgccgcagccACGCACGCTCCTCCCTCCCGCGCCGGGGAAGAGGACGACGtggagagagggaagggagggaggacctgcgcgggaggagggaggggccgcCCCTGCCTCGCGGCCGCCTGGATCCGCCCGGGCCACGCGCCGTCGCGGCCTCCGCTCCGCCCAtatccgctcgccgccgccgctcggaccAAGGGGAGGGGCCGCGCAGAGGGGGCACGAGAGGGGGCGCGGAGTTCCCCCGGCCGTTCGCGAGCCATGGCAGCGGcgaggaggtggcctgcggcggTGGGAGGAGAAGCGGCAAGGTGCAAGGCCGCGAGGAGAAGGCGGAGGAAGGCCGCGATGCCAGAGCCGGTGGGAGGAGATGCAGAGGGTGGCAgtggagggggagagagaatgGAAGAAGGGATGGTAAAAAAATCTGATGCGTGGGGTCCtagtagttggtatagagtagaAATATAGAGATAAACGGGTGCAGCAAAATTTGATATAGAGAAGAGAATTTTGATGATCAGACAACAATATTTCATTTAGAGAATAGATTTGGAGTAACACGAGTGCGGATAGTCTTATCTCTTTTATCTCTTTCAAAGTTTGCGCAATGATCCTGTTATAGGAACCGGATCCACGTGCCTACTGCTCTCTACTTCTAAGggtctgtttagttcattttgcaaaaaaaaattgcaaaggaatcttggtcatttgaagtactaaatgaagtctatttgcaaaacttttttcatagatgggttgtaaatcgcgagacgaatctaatgatgctaattaatccatgtttaatcaataattagcggatggttactgtagcatcactgttgcaaattatggattaagtaggctcattagattcgtctcgcgatttacagcccatctatgcaaaaggttttataaatagacttcatttagtacttcaaattagcaagattctgttATAAAATAATGCGTTTACGgtatttttgcgtttacatgtaaagaactaaacacggcctaagttttcataaaaatatgataaaattgTTATGAATATTAAATTTACTAATATGATAAAATTATTATGACGAGAAAGGACGCGGAGTGTTAGACAGTCGTTATCAGTAGCCAGCTAGCAGCCTAGCACTCACATGTGCTCTTGCAAGAGTAAATATAATAATTGGCTTATAGCTAAGTTAATCCATATTTTTGATATTGTGaaggagagaagagaggggagCTAGATTCTCATACAAGCACCAAACTGAACACGAGGCATGTTCAAATAGTGGGCCATACATTAAATGTTATGAGGAGAACTGGGAAATAGAAAATGAaacatgaaataaaaaaatttcttaTATACAAATAAGAGATTATTACTGTATAGTTTGGCTCTTATAACTTGGCTAATAGACAATCACTTGGCGCCTTTTACAGTACTAATTAAATAGCAGAAACGAGAAGAAAGAATCATATAAGGACCTAGATTTTTTTCGCCTCCGCCCTTTagctgccgccgcggccagACCCTCCCACCGCTGCCCCCTCGGTccccctcctctgccactccggtggcctcgccgccggtaGGTGGAGGAGTGGGGACCCATCTTTTTCTTACATCTGTTTAGTTTTTTTAAGGTTTAGTTCTCCAGCGACATTGATGAGGTGGTGACGACGATAACGCTTTGGAATAAGATCTCTCCGGCCTTTCCCTACCTCGACGACGTCCGTTTTGGCGCTGACGATGGCCAAGTGAGAGTTAGTTCTGCCAGATCTGAAGGTTCTCTCCAGATCTTTGCAGTTGGTGTATTAGTCAGGAGATGCAGTTGGCTGTCCTTTGTTGTGGCGATTTCGAACTCTTCTTTCGATTTGTTCGGCGACAAGATCCGGCTTCTTCAACTCTCTATTTTGGTGGTGAAGGATTGGAAGCCTGTGTTGCTTGGGGTGTTCCCCCAGCCGATGTTCTTTCAGCGGTTGCTAGATCTCGTTGCAAGCAGCAAGTGATTTTTGCGGTCTTCAAAGCCTTGTGTGGCGATGGCGTTTGCATGTGTCATTTCAATTACTGCTTTTTCAGTGTGTTTTTCAAGGTCCAGTGGACGACGAACAATCGGATGAAGAAGACGACCAGAGAACTGTTCggtgtaattttattttttttatgtcgTCTTGTGTCAAGTTATTCTTCTGTTGTACTACCAATTGTTTTTCTTGATATGAATCAGATTTGAGACAACTTTATGGTGTCTTACTAAAAAATAGCAGAAACCACGACCCTAAATTAATTAAGAATAAATCAAATGAAGGAGTGCTCCTACTACCGTACAGTATTCGTCACAATCATTATTAGGCTGGTTCCAacgggggtcggtaccgacccgcgccggtcggtaccgacccggctACCGACCCGCGACGGTCGGTAAGCGCGGAAACCGAGAGCGCGGGGCGGTAGCGCtaccgaccggccgggcggtcggtaccgacccggcgTCCGGTCAGCTAGCCGTTGTAATTAGCCGTTTTTGACCATTTGAACtccaaaaaattcgaaaaaaatttccaaaaaatcacaaatttcgtCCCCAACTCATCTATAAATAGAGAGGGCTGGTTGGAGCTCATTCCACACCTCTCACTCCCCATTTCACTCACTTCCTCACCCACACCATGTCTTCTTCGAGTTCAAGCGACGGGCTAGGCGATGCTCTCTTCGCCGCCGTTGAGGATACGATCGCCGCGCTGAAGGCGCAGATGGAAGCTTCATCCTCAAGACGGCGGGGTCCTCGTCACTACATCCATCGTGATCGCGAAGACGCTCACACCAGGCTGCTCAACGACTACTTCACCGACAACTGTATCTATCCTCCCAATTACTTCCGGCAAAGGTACCGTATGCGTAGGATTCTTTTCCTACGTATTACGGAAAGGTTAGCTGAATATTCTTCATATTTCACTGAAAGAGTTGATGCCACTGGACGTAGAGGTTTATCTCCTTTGCAAAAGTGTACTGCTGCCTTGCGCCTGTTAGCGTATGGCATAGCCGCAGATTCGATCGATGAGTACCTCAAGTTAGGTAAATCTACTGCTTTAGAGTGTTTAGAGAATTTTTGTGAGGGCATCATTGAGTGTTATGGGGCTGAATTCTATCGTCGGCCTACTGAGTCGGATCTTCAGCGTCTACTAGCTAAGGCAGAGGAGCGTGGGTTTCCTGGTATGTTAGGGAGCATCGATTGTATGCACTGGCAGTGGAGCAATTGTCCAGTGGGTTGGCAGGGCCAATTTACCAGGGGGGACATCAAGCATCCAACCATCATCCTTGAAGCCGTAGCCTCATATGACTGTTGGATCTGGCATGCCTTTTTTGGTGTTGCGGGATCCAACAACGATATCAACGTGCTCAATCAGTCCCCGTTGTTCACTGATGCCATTAGAGGACAGGAGCCCACGGTGCGCTTTACCGTGAACAACCATGAGTACAATATGGGATACTACCTTGCTGACGGTATATATCCCTCGTGGCCGGTGTTCATGAAGGGCGTGCCTCTTCCACAACTGGAGAAGCATCGCTTTTTTTCAGAGCAGCAAGCATCAGTGCGGAAAGATGTTGAGTGTGCATTCGGGATATTGAAGAAGAGGTTCAACATACTCGCCATTCCCGGACGTTCTTACTCTCAACGTACTCTTGGGTTGATCATGCGTGCTTGCATTATTTTGCACAACATGATCATCGATGACGAGCGAGGCGGATCGTTTGACGAAAACTATGAGACTGTCACTTCTTTCGTCGGACCAGCGATCCACTACAACGCACCGCCGAGTCTAGCAATTCGCCTTCAGAGAGAGGCCGCGATGACATCAGGGCAAGTATATTCACAGCTTCAGAGGGATTTGATTGAGCATGTTTGGAACAAAAATCATCATTAGatttatgtaatttttttattcttatgtaattttttttattttaaattgtcgtgtaatttttatttcgaatttttatgtaatttccgaatttttaaatttaataaaatgaGGTTATTGTGTCCATTTAAATTATAAAAGAACGCGTTCTGAAATGGTTAAGTCTGGAATGGAAaagctgacgtggcgctgacgTGGCTGTGGGCTGAGGCTGCAGGCTCACTGATGGAGCGCTGGGGTCGAGTGGGCTGGCGAGAGCTGATGTGGCGCTGATGTGGCTGTGGCTGCGGGCTGGGGCTGCAGACCCACTGTTGGAATCAGCTTAGTACTGATGTTTGAGCAGCGACGACGAGTCCTTGATACCGGCTGACGTGGCCGACGCGTCGGAGGAACAAGAGGTCTGAGTCGTAGTCGTCGTTGTTGACGACTGAGTCAAACCGGATGACGTCATCGCCATACTGCCGGTAGAGGAGAAGAGGCCCTCCGGCGGGGCCACCGGCGCCGCGTACGTCGGCACGGGCATCCTGGGAGGAAGCGCCGGCACAGGACCGCCGGGCTGCAGGGCGACCATGGCGGCCCTGATGGACGGCCGCGCACGCGGGTCCGGGTGCGCGCACCAGAGCCCGACGGCCACGACgcgctccacctccgccgcgtcGAACTCGCCTTTGAGCCGCTCGTCGGCCGCCGCCAGCGTGTCCCCCCGGCCGTATAGCTCCCACGCCCACTCCACCAGCCGGAacacggcgccgccggccagcaggCTCATCGGCCTCCTCCCGCATGCGACCTCCAGCACGACGACGCCGAAGCTGTAGACGTCGGACTCGGCGCTGGCCCAGCCGGTGATGAGGCACTCCGGGTCGACGTAGCCCGGCGTGCCGGAGACGGAGGTCATGGTCTGCATCCCGACGGCGTGGTCGATAAGCCTCGCGAGCCCGAAGTCGCCGAGCTTGGCGTCGAAGGACTCGTCCAGCATCACGTTGCTGGGCTTCACGTCGCGGTGCACGACGCACTGCGACCACTCGTGGAGGTAGAGCAGCGCGGAGCCGAGCCCGAGGACGACCTTGACCCTCATCGGCCACGTCAGGAAGGTGCCACCATTGCCGCCGTGGAGGTGGACGTCGAGGCTGCGGTTGGGCACGAGCTCATAGACGAGGAGGAGCTCGTCGCGGCCGTGGCACCAGCCGACGAGCTGCACCAGGTTCCGGTGGCGGAGCCGGCTGATCACCTTGATCTCCGACCGGTACTCCCTCCGCCCTTGCAGGGAGGAGCCTTTGGCGAACCTCTtgatggcgacggcgaggccgccCTGCTCGCGCAGGAACCCGCGATACACCGAGCCGAAGCCGCCCTGCCCGAGCTTCTCGTCCGGCGCGAAGCCCCTCGTCGCGTCGACGAGCTCGTGGTACGGGAACCGCCTCGGCCCCGTCGTCCCCATCTCGATGTCGGcatcgtcgccgtcgtccgTGCCGCCGCCAATGTTCTCCTCCAGCTCCCTGTTcttcctccggcgccgccgtgcgAGGAGCAGAGCTGCGGCCATGGCGACCACGAGGAACAGCGCCGCGCCGACGGTGGCTCCCGCTATAACTCCACCGTATCCGGGACCGGAGGTGCTCGGGGTCGTCGaggaagaaggcggcggcggaggaggaggaggaagtattggcggcggcggcggcggcagaggtgcTTTGGGCTCAAGTGACGAGCTGAAGTACCAGGAACGCAGCTGATGCAGCTCGATGGATGTGGACGTCGAGCCGGAGAAGCCGACGGAGACGTTCTCCGGCAACGCGCTCTTGAGGTCAACCTTATGGCTAAGGTCGTACGACGGCAAGCCGTCCGTTCCATCTCCGGTGCTCAGCCATAGCTTCAACGCCAGGACGCTGGAGACGTTGTCGTACGTGATCTCGGCGGTCAGGTTCCCGACGAGGCTGAAGCTGTCCAGGCTCAGCGTGCCCACCGACCTGATGGAGTTGACGTCGATCCCGACGTGGTCGTAGGTCTTGTCGGGGTCCAGCGCGGCGGTGTCGttgaaggtgtcgaactccacCGCCACGAACCGGGcatcgccggcggccacggcgtcggGGGCCTGGTTGGTGAGGCCCATGTTGTAGGCCGCGGACACCGCCGGGAGGCTGGACGGGTaggcggcgaggaagaaggcCATGCCGGTGCCCTTGTTGTTGAttcccagcggcggcggcgggttgaTGACGAAGGAGAAGCGCGTGGTAAAGCTGGCCACCTCGCCGGTGTCCCCGTCCCAGAGGCGCACCGGCTCGGCGCCGTACGAcgcgcggccgcggctgccGCCGATGCCGCTCATCCTGTTGGCGGTCACCTCGATCCACCCGTCGCCGTTGTTGATGTAGGCGTCGCCTTCGCATCTGATGATGCTGTTTTGCATTTTTGGGGAGAAGGCGGAGTAGTTGAAGgacaaggcggcggcgacggggaggcAGCAAACGACTACGGAGAAGGAGATGATGACGAGGCCGACGACAGCGCGACTGATCGTCGGCGTGATCGTCGTCGCCAAGAAGCAGCCGGCCATCGCAGCTGGCCAGCAGCGGCAGAGATGTAGCAGGTGATAGATTGGCTTGAGACTTGGAATACCGCTCCGGCGGCCGGAGGTCGCCCTCGCACTTCCCCACGAGCGGGCGGTGCACGAAAGCACGGGAGCAGGGAGCCGATGAGGTCGAGCTCCACCTCATGGTTCGGGGTGGCCAAATATAACCGAGAACCGAGAACCGAACCGTAAATACTGAGAACCGGAACCGAAAGAACCGGAACCGAGGAAATTCGGTTCTGCTTCGGTTCCTGGTTCTGAGGAACCGAATTTTACTCGGTTCTTCGGTTCTTAAGTTCGGTTAACCGAAGAACCGAGCCCACACAAATTTAGCCCAACTAGTCTATCCAAGGCCCAATCCGGCCCAACTACAAACCCTACCCCGAGTCATCCCCACCTCAGCCGCCTGACTCCCCCCAACCCGCGCGCACCCAGGCGGCCACCCCGCCCGCTCGACTGCTCGACCACGCCGCCAGCCCCCGCAGTCGCCTGGCCCCCGCCTCGCCCCGCTCGGCCGCACGGCCACGCATCCGCGCCCCACGGCCCCGACctccgacggcggcgggccCTTGCCTCCCTGCGCCTCCCTGCCCCCCTCCCTCCTGGCACGACCTCGCGGCCGCAAGAGCAACGGTAGCAGCATGCAGCCACGGAACGGTTCGGCGGCGACGGATCGACGGtgggacggcgcggcggaggcggatcgacggtggggggccgcgggacggcgcggcggaggcggatcgacggtgggggccgcgggacggcgcggcggcggcggatcgaggACGGGGGCCgcgggacggcgcggcggcggcggatcgacgACGGGGCCCgtgggacggcgcggcggcggcggatcgatgACGGGGCCCgcgggacggcgcggcggcgatggatcGACGACGGGGGCgcgggacggcgcggcggcgcccagcgaGGCGCGGTGGCGAAGCGAGGTGCGGTGGCAGCACCCTCTCCAGTGGACTCGGTAAGTTCGGTAAtaaccgaaaccgaaccgaaCTTACCGAAACCGAACTTCCTCGGTGCCTATTCCTGTAAAGAACCGATCGATCTCTGATTCTTAGGTACCGAACTTGTACAAAACCCGAAGAACCGAACCGCTCAGTTCGGGAGGAACCGAATACCCAGGCCTACTCATGGTTCGCCCCCGTCCGTGACCGGTCTGAT contains:
- the LOC120707585 gene encoding L-type lectin-domain containing receptor kinase IX.1-like → MAGCFLATTITPTISRAVVGLVIISFSVVVCCLPVAAALSFNYSAFSPKMQNSIIRCEGDAYINNGDGWIEVTANRMSGIGGSRGRASYGAEPVRLWDGDTGEVASFTTRFSFVINPPPPLGINNKGTGMAFFLAAYPSSLPAVSAAYNMGLTNQAPDAVAAGDARFVAVEFDTFNDTAALDPDKTYDHVGIDVNSIRSVGTLSLDSFSLVGNLTAEITYDNVSSVLALKLWLSTGDGTDGLPSYDLSHKVDLKSALPENVSVGFSGSTSTSIELHQLRSWYFSSSLEPKAPLPPPPPPILPPPPPPPPSSSTTPSTSGPGYGGVIAGATVGAALFLVVAMAAALLLARRRRRKNRELEENIGGGTDDGDDADIEMGTTGPRRFPYHELVDATRGFAPDEKLGQGGFGSVYRGFLREQGGLAVAIKRFAKGSSLQGRREYRSEIKVISRLRHRNLVQLVGWCHGRDELLLVYELVPNRSLDVHLHGGNGGTFLTWPMRVKVVLGLGSALLYLHEWSQCVVHRDVKPSNVMLDESFDAKLGDFGLARLIDHAVGMQTMTSVSGTPGYVDPECLITGWASAESDVYSFGVVVLEVACGRRPMSLLAGGAVFRLVEWAWELYGRGDTLAAADERLKGEFDAAEVERVVAVGLWCAHPDPRARPSIRAAMVALQPGGPVPALPPRMPVPTYAAPVAPPEGLFSSTGSMAMTSSGLTQSSTTTTTTQTSCSSDASATSAGIKDSSSLLKHQY